From a region of the Burkholderia sp. PAMC 26561 genome:
- a CDS encoding MFS transporter, with translation MRTRSHVSRNMLIMFCAMSFIIYLDRVNLAAAAGPIKAELGLSNTTLGVAFSAFGYTYAIFQLVGGWMADRFGARRTLIACASIWVVATMLTGFVGGLASLCAVRLLLGVGEGAALPAQARAIANWIPSPKRGMAQGLTHSFSRLGNAVAPPVVVALIAWHSWRAAFVVVGVLTAIWLLVWIFYYRDDPARHKGVSADELADLPLLDVPDRHEGNARASWWAILKRMRPTIAVYFCMVWSNTLFFSWMPIFFMQSQHLDIKSSAIYSSGVFLAGVLGDVSGGLISDFILKRTGRITLARQGVIAVSLLGGLAFFVPVLISHNVMTITLCLSAAFFFLELTIGPIWAVPMDVAPREAGTASGMLNFGAAIATIISPIVFGAIIDSTGSWTLPFAGAIGFLLVGAIMTLWIRPDRKVADLQAFHTVATVR, from the coding sequence TTGAGGACGCGTTCACACGTCAGCCGGAACATGCTCATCATGTTCTGCGCGATGTCATTCATCATTTATCTCGACCGTGTCAATCTCGCGGCCGCTGCCGGTCCGATCAAGGCCGAACTCGGCCTGAGCAACACGACACTCGGCGTGGCGTTTTCCGCATTCGGCTACACCTACGCGATTTTCCAGCTCGTCGGGGGCTGGATGGCTGACCGGTTCGGCGCGCGGCGCACGTTGATTGCGTGCGCCAGCATCTGGGTCGTGGCAACCATGCTGACGGGGTTTGTCGGCGGCCTGGCTTCTCTGTGCGCGGTACGGCTACTGCTGGGCGTGGGCGAGGGCGCTGCGTTGCCTGCGCAGGCCCGTGCCATCGCCAACTGGATTCCGAGTCCGAAGCGCGGAATGGCGCAGGGCTTGACTCACTCGTTTTCGCGTCTGGGAAACGCCGTCGCGCCACCCGTCGTGGTCGCGCTGATTGCCTGGCACTCGTGGCGCGCGGCATTCGTGGTGGTCGGTGTGCTCACGGCGATCTGGCTTCTCGTCTGGATCTTTTATTATCGTGACGATCCGGCGCGCCACAAAGGCGTTTCCGCCGATGAACTCGCGGACCTGCCGCTCCTCGATGTTCCCGATCGTCACGAGGGCAACGCACGGGCTTCCTGGTGGGCGATCCTCAAGCGCATGCGGCCGACCATTGCCGTCTACTTCTGCATGGTCTGGTCGAACACGCTGTTTTTCAGCTGGATGCCGATTTTCTTCATGCAGTCGCAGCACCTCGACATCAAGAGCTCGGCTATCTATTCATCGGGCGTGTTTCTGGCCGGCGTGCTGGGCGATGTATCGGGCGGACTAATCAGCGACTTCATTCTCAAGCGCACTGGCCGCATCACGTTGGCTCGGCAGGGCGTGATTGCGGTCAGCCTGCTTGGCGGCCTTGCGTTCTTCGTGCCGGTCCTCATCAGCCACAATGTCATGACGATCACGCTGTGCCTGAGCGCAGCATTCTTTTTCCTCGAATTGACGATCGGTCCGATCTGGGCTGTTCCAATGGACGTTGCACCGCGAGAAGCGGGCACTGCGAGCGGCATGCTTAATTTTGGCGCGGCGATTGCGACCATCATTTCGCCGATCGTGTTCGGGGCGATCATCGACAGCACCGGAAGCTGGACCTTGCCCTTTGCCGGCGCGATTGGTTTTCTTCTGGTGGGCGCGATCATGACACTCTGGATTCGCCCGGACCGGAAGGTGGCGGACCTGCAGGCATTTCATACCGTGGCGACCGTGCGCTGA
- a CDS encoding CTP synthase C-terminal region-related (seleno)protein — translation MQTKVTVALVGDYDDSVPAHLAIPHALKRAADTMQIEVDFEWIPTVEIASVSRIASFDGIWCTPASPYQNMEGALLAIRHARESATPFLGTCGGFQHAIIEYARNVLGWADAEHAETAPGAARAVISPLECALVETMDLVRLFPGTHIAAAYGVSEIAEGYRCRYGLNPEFRTSLVSGPLRVAGDDAAGDVRVIEMVQHPFFVATLFQPERAALREQPAPIVNAFVSACAA, via the coding sequence ATGCAAACAAAAGTTACTGTCGCCCTGGTCGGTGACTATGATGACTCGGTGCCGGCTCACCTGGCTATTCCGCACGCTTTAAAGCGTGCGGCCGACACGATGCAGATCGAAGTCGATTTTGAATGGATTCCCACTGTCGAAATCGCATCGGTTTCGCGTATCGCTTCGTTCGATGGAATTTGGTGTACCCCCGCGAGTCCTTACCAAAACATGGAAGGCGCACTCCTTGCCATTCGCCACGCCCGAGAAAGCGCAACCCCGTTCCTGGGTACCTGCGGGGGATTTCAGCATGCCATCATTGAGTACGCTCGCAACGTGCTTGGCTGGGCGGATGCAGAACATGCGGAAACGGCGCCGGGCGCCGCGCGCGCAGTGATTTCACCACTTGAATGCGCCTTGGTTGAAACCATGGATCTCGTGCGTTTGTTTCCAGGCACTCACATCGCTGCCGCCTATGGAGTCAGCGAAATAGCGGAGGGCTACCGTTGTCGCTATGGACTTAACCCCGAGTTCAGAACGTCGCTGGTTTCAGGCCCGTTACGGGTCGCCGGAGACGATGCGGCAGGCGACGTACGTGTTATCGAAATGGTTCAACATCCGTTTTTCGTTGCGACACTTTTTCAACCCGAGCGCGCAGCGCTCAGGGAGCAGCCTGCACCGATCGTCAACGCGTTCGTATCGGCATGCGCAGCATGA
- a CDS encoding VOC family protein gives MISHVFVGITDFERAFTFYSAVLGDLRLQLKFCERDKQWAGWMAASTPRPLFLIGRPYDGDSARSGNGHMIALLAPDRSAVNNAHASALATGGSCEGAPGLRPQYHPHYYGAYFRDPDRNKICVCCHDAMQP, from the coding sequence ATGATTTCACACGTATTCGTGGGTATTACCGACTTTGAACGTGCCTTTACGTTTTACTCAGCAGTTCTGGGAGATCTGCGACTCCAGTTGAAGTTTTGTGAGAGAGATAAACAATGGGCGGGATGGATGGCGGCGTCCACCCCCCGTCCGCTGTTCCTGATCGGCCGGCCATATGACGGCGATTCGGCACGCAGTGGAAATGGCCACATGATCGCGTTGCTTGCTCCTGATCGCAGCGCAGTCAATAACGCGCACGCCAGTGCTCTCGCGACTGGAGGCTCATGTGAAGGCGCACCCGGCTTGAGGCCCCAGTATCACCCGCACTACTATGGCGCATACTTTCGAGACCCGGACAGAAACAAGATTTGCGTTTGTTGTCACGACGCAATGCAACCATAG
- a CDS encoding alpha/beta hydrolase family protein — protein sequence MNEVQPAPITIHAEDGYPLKGQIWLHHDAPDAGGPRPVVIINPATSVRCSYYSRFAAFLCKHGFNVVTYDYRGIGGSRPASLRCLQAGWLDWGRLDFEAVLQMAFSTFPHQPVQVVAHSIGGVLVGLAPSNHLIDRVFTMGAQFAHWRDYASHKRLGMLIKWHAVMPAFTAILGYFPGGMLGWMEDTPRGVVRDWTAREPRFEDAFRNGPHALTEEERAKLVEGFATFHGSMLALSVTDDEFGTASAIERLLAYFRNSPITHLRIAPETMGYPEIGHFAFFHSRFEASLWQIPLEWLKARSVRTDLAGFIVKTGAR from the coding sequence ATGAATGAGGTCCAGCCTGCGCCGATCACGATACATGCGGAGGACGGCTACCCGCTGAAGGGCCAGATATGGCTCCATCACGACGCGCCTGATGCTGGCGGACCCCGGCCCGTGGTCATCATCAACCCCGCCACATCGGTCCGATGCAGCTATTACTCACGCTTCGCCGCGTTCTTGTGTAAGCACGGATTCAACGTCGTTACCTATGATTATCGAGGCATAGGCGGTTCGCGCCCGGCGTCCCTCCGCTGCTTGCAAGCAGGATGGCTGGACTGGGGACGTCTTGATTTCGAAGCGGTATTGCAGATGGCATTCAGCACGTTTCCTCACCAGCCCGTGCAGGTCGTCGCGCATAGCATAGGCGGCGTTCTGGTAGGACTGGCCCCATCCAATCATCTGATCGACCGCGTTTTCACCATGGGCGCCCAATTCGCTCACTGGCGCGACTATGCCAGTCATAAACGATTAGGCATGCTGATAAAATGGCACGCAGTCATGCCGGCATTCACGGCCATTCTCGGCTATTTTCCCGGTGGCATGCTCGGCTGGATGGAAGACACGCCGCGCGGGGTGGTACGCGACTGGACTGCGCGCGAACCCCGTTTCGAGGATGCGTTCCGGAATGGTCCCCATGCGTTGACGGAGGAGGAGCGGGCGAAACTTGTCGAGGGCTTTGCGACGTTTCATGGATCCATGCTCGCACTCAGCGTAACCGATGACGAATTCGGCACGGCTTCGGCAATCGAACGTTTGCTCGCCTACTTCCGGAACAGCCCGATTACCCATTTGCGTATTGCCCCGGAAACGATGGGGTATCCCGAGATAGGACACTTTGCATTTTTCCATAGCCGCTTCGAAGCTTCGCTATGGCAGATCCCGCTCGAATGGCTGAAAGCCCGCTCGGTGCGTACGGACCTTGCGGGGTTTATCGTCAAGACTGGTGCCCGATGA
- a CDS encoding LysR family transcriptional regulator yields the protein MRFDLVTLRLFVSTAELGGVTRAAASLHLVPAAASRRIRDLEEQLGLALFVRLPHGMALSDAGRTMLAHARSMLHAVERMQDDAAAFLHGGRGIVRIAACTSAVLQFLPDDIRACNAANANIHIDLQEMNSEGVVRAVQRGVADLGVYESSVGSVAMPTLHYRDDRLCVVTLGDHPLARDAANGQAVTIDSLLAHELIGLTEGASVTITLGRLAARAEKPLKMRIRVGSFDSMAAMIAAGIGVGLMPEAVAKVIANAPHFHHLPIADDWAARRFVLCHQPRQSLALAADSVISSLTGMPLPPR from the coding sequence ATGCGTTTCGATCTCGTCACGCTGCGGCTCTTCGTCTCCACGGCCGAGCTTGGCGGTGTGACGCGCGCTGCGGCGTCCTTGCATCTCGTGCCGGCGGCGGCATCGCGGAGAATTCGCGACCTGGAGGAACAGCTTGGCCTCGCACTTTTTGTCCGGCTTCCGCACGGGATGGCCTTGAGCGACGCTGGCCGCACCATGCTCGCGCATGCGCGCAGCATGCTTCACGCGGTCGAACGAATGCAGGACGATGCCGCCGCATTCCTGCACGGCGGCCGCGGTATCGTGCGGATTGCAGCGTGCACGTCGGCTGTACTGCAATTTCTCCCCGATGACATCCGTGCATGCAATGCGGCCAACGCGAATATCCATATCGACCTGCAGGAGATGAACAGCGAAGGCGTGGTGCGTGCCGTGCAGCGCGGCGTTGCGGATCTGGGCGTGTACGAAAGCTCGGTGGGATCGGTGGCGATGCCAACGCTCCATTACCGCGATGACCGCCTGTGCGTGGTGACGCTCGGAGACCACCCGCTCGCCCGCGATGCCGCAAACGGCCAAGCTGTCACGATAGACAGCCTGCTCGCGCACGAACTGATCGGCCTGACGGAAGGGGCGTCGGTCACGATCACGCTGGGACGCCTGGCCGCTCGCGCGGAGAAGCCGCTCAAGATGCGCATTCGCGTGGGCAGCTTCGACAGCATGGCGGCGATGATCGCGGCCGGCATCGGGGTTGGATTGATGCCCGAGGCCGTGGCGAAAGTGATAGCCAACGCACCGCACTTTCACCACCTGCCGATAGCCGATGACTGGGCCGCGCGCCGCTTCGTCCTGTGCCATCAGCCGAGACAATCGCTGGCGCTCGCGGCCGATAGCGTCATTTCATCGCTTACCGGCATGCCGCTGCCGCCGCGTTGA
- a CDS encoding nuclear transport factor 2 family protein, with protein MTESYDAEILHVYERWHETILGRDLDGLMALYAEDAILETPLILATLKDKAQGILKGKSEIGAFFEAGLNKLQNDLGRWYRTGTFFSNGRQLTWEYPRNTPQGDQVDLVEVMDITHGLIAHHRVYWGWVGFKALVAALDEPAT; from the coding sequence ATGACCGAAAGCTACGATGCCGAAATCCTCCACGTCTACGAACGCTGGCACGAAACGATCCTCGGGCGCGATCTCGACGGCCTGATGGCGCTCTATGCCGAAGACGCGATCCTTGAAACCCCTCTGATCCTGGCGACCCTGAAAGACAAAGCCCAGGGCATCCTGAAGGGAAAATCCGAGATCGGGGCATTTTTCGAGGCCGGCCTGAATAAATTGCAGAACGATCTGGGTCGCTGGTATCGAACGGGAACGTTCTTCTCCAATGGCCGGCAACTCACCTGGGAGTATCCACGCAATACGCCCCAAGGCGATCAGGTCGATCTTGTCGAGGTGATGGACATCACCCACGGGCTGATCGCCCATCATCGGGTCTACTGGGGCTGGGTCGGTTTCAAGGCGCTCGTTGCCGCCCTCGACGAGCCCGCCACGTGA
- a CDS encoding sulfite exporter TauE/SafE family protein, with the protein MNDYFSPTVLIIALTFFIAGGVKGVTGMGLPTVAMGILGVVMSPVSAASLLIIPSFVTNFWQLFTGPDFVSLIKRLWLMMLGIVVGTIAGSSLLTSASTRWTGVGLGAALVFYAVHSLLAKPLSVPARTERWLSPVIGLMTGVITGGTGVFVIPAVPYLQALGFSKDDLIQALGLSFTISTIALTAGLARGGAFHPGNIALSTVAVVPALLGMWGGTAIRKHISITTFRRWFLILLVVLGLELVVRPFF; encoded by the coding sequence ATGAATGATTACTTTTCGCCGACCGTCCTGATCATCGCATTGACCTTTTTTATCGCCGGCGGCGTCAAGGGGGTGACAGGAATGGGATTGCCTACCGTTGCCATGGGTATCCTCGGCGTGGTCATGTCGCCCGTCAGCGCCGCGTCGCTTTTGATCATCCCGTCTTTCGTTACCAATTTCTGGCAGCTCTTCACAGGGCCGGACTTCGTTTCGCTAATCAAAAGGTTGTGGCTCATGATGCTTGGCATAGTGGTCGGCACCATCGCCGGCTCATCGCTTCTGACGAGCGCCAGCACTAGATGGACAGGCGTTGGACTGGGCGCCGCCCTGGTGTTCTACGCCGTACACAGTCTCTTGGCAAAACCATTGTCGGTGCCGGCGCGTACGGAGCGCTGGTTATCGCCAGTCATTGGGCTGATGACAGGCGTGATCACCGGAGGAACGGGAGTATTTGTCATTCCCGCTGTCCCTTATCTCCAGGCACTCGGCTTCAGTAAGGACGACCTGATTCAGGCACTGGGACTATCTTTCACGATCTCGACCATAGCGCTTACCGCGGGACTGGCCCGCGGCGGAGCATTCCATCCTGGAAATATTGCGCTGTCCACAGTTGCTGTCGTCCCGGCGCTGCTAGGCATGTGGGGCGGGACCGCAATTCGCAAGCATATAAGTATCACCACCTTCCGCCGCTGGTTCCTGATCCTCCTCGTCGTCCTCGGCCTTGAACTCGTTGTTCGGCCCTTTTTCTGA
- a CDS encoding ArsR/SmtB family transcription factor, which yields MNPQPNIASAAFLIADPARAAMLMSLLDGRARPAGELAFAAGVTPQTASSHLGKLLAGGLLVVETEGRHRYYRLGGSHVASVLENLASIGVTEVMRRKPPSKEAQRLQFARCCYDHLAGRIGVAITHGLLARGFLIASADKRYDMTPDGIEWFFRMGLDVTKLKPNRRGLARQCLDWTEREHHLAGPLGAQFMSLLCSSGWLRRSESSRAVQVTSKGSSGLREQLGVDTGSLAIAA from the coding sequence ATGAACCCGCAACCGAATATCGCTTCCGCCGCCTTCTTGATCGCCGATCCGGCCCGTGCTGCCATGCTCATGAGCCTGCTCGACGGACGTGCCCGGCCTGCCGGCGAGCTGGCCTTTGCCGCCGGCGTAACACCACAGACCGCCAGTTCGCATTTGGGAAAGCTTCTTGCGGGCGGCCTGCTGGTAGTCGAAACGGAGGGCCGGCACCGCTATTACCGGTTGGGCGGCTCTCACGTCGCCTCAGTGCTGGAAAACCTCGCCTCGATCGGCGTGACAGAAGTCATGCGACGCAAGCCCCCAAGTAAGGAAGCGCAAAGGCTTCAGTTCGCGCGCTGCTGCTACGATCACTTGGCGGGGCGCATTGGTGTCGCTATCACTCACGGCCTGCTAGCACGCGGCTTCCTGATTGCTTCGGCAGACAAGCGATACGACATGACGCCAGATGGCATCGAATGGTTTTTCCGCATGGGTCTGGATGTGACGAAACTCAAGCCGAACCGCCGCGGCCTTGCGCGCCAGTGCCTCGACTGGACCGAGCGGGAGCATCACCTCGCCGGCCCGCTGGGTGCGCAATTCATGAGCTTGCTATGTTCCAGTGGCTGGCTGCGGCGCTCTGAATCATCGCGTGCCGTTCAAGTTACGTCGAAAGGATCGAGCGGCCTTAGAGAACAGCTCGGCGTTGATACGGGCTCGCTTGCAATTGCTGCCTGA
- a CDS encoding glutathione S-transferase family protein — MLKIFGKSLSINVRKVLWLCAEMELTYEHEQWGSGFRSTEAPEFVALNPNAMVPVIKDGSFVLWESNSICRYLASRNGRSDLLPTDPEGRARVEQWMDWQATELNNAWRFAFMALVRKSPAHTDPHVLAASVANWNRHMRMLDAQLEKTGAFAAGHGFTLADVVLGLSTNRWYMTPMERPDLPAVHAYFERLSQRPAFLLHGRNGNP, encoded by the coding sequence ATGCTCAAAATCTTCGGTAAGTCCTTGTCCATCAACGTGCGCAAAGTGCTCTGGCTGTGTGCCGAGATGGAATTGACTTATGAGCACGAGCAATGGGGTTCAGGTTTCAGGTCGACTGAAGCGCCAGAATTCGTGGCGCTGAATCCCAATGCAATGGTGCCCGTGATCAAGGATGGGTCGTTCGTGCTGTGGGAGTCGAACAGCATCTGCAGATATCTCGCGAGCCGTAACGGCCGAAGCGACCTTCTGCCGACGGATCCTGAAGGTCGGGCGCGCGTCGAGCAATGGATGGACTGGCAGGCCACGGAGTTGAACAACGCGTGGCGCTTTGCCTTCATGGCGCTGGTTCGCAAAAGTCCTGCGCACACCGATCCACACGTGCTTGCTGCGAGCGTCGCCAACTGGAATCGACACATGCGGATGCTCGACGCGCAGCTTGAAAAAACCGGCGCATTCGCAGCGGGTCATGGCTTTACGCTTGCCGACGTGGTGCTGGGACTGTCCACGAACCGGTGGTATATGACGCCAATGGAGCGTCCGGATCTGCCCGCTGTGCACGCCTATTTTGAACGCTTGAGCCAGCGTCCGGCGTTCCTGCTGCACGGGCGAAATGGCAACCCGTGA
- a CDS encoding 4-hydroxythreonine-4-phosphate dehydrogenase PdxA, with protein sequence MSTTSTTSTPGNVHRAASGAQRLPHIALAIGDPAGIGPEIIVSMLADPSIRETARVTLIGNDAALKAAASAKGLAVPEASDWLDIVDWPGAGGAFAPGVAGAENGAFILEALRVGTRLVTHGDADALCFGPLNKGAMRRGGMQEEDEMRWFARELDYTGTCGEFNVLDRLWTARVTSHVPLSAVSGLLTPQKVAGAIAMLTRALQDAGFESPRIGVCGLNPHNGDNGNYGDEEGRIIEPGMKLALADGFASEGPFPADTIFLRARAGQLDGIVTMYHDQGQIATKLLGFDIGVTVQGGLPIPVTTPAHGTAYDIVGKGIAQTTAMRNAFNLACRMGLGSRKSRGR encoded by the coding sequence ATGTCAACCACCAGCACAACCAGTACCCCCGGCAACGTTCACCGGGCAGCGTCAGGCGCGCAGCGCCTTCCCCACATTGCGCTTGCAATCGGCGACCCGGCGGGCATTGGCCCCGAGATCATCGTAAGCATGCTCGCCGACCCATCGATTCGCGAGACCGCCCGTGTGACGCTAATTGGCAACGATGCCGCGCTCAAGGCTGCGGCGTCGGCGAAGGGCCTGGCGGTGCCGGAAGCGTCCGACTGGCTCGATATAGTCGACTGGCCGGGCGCGGGCGGGGCATTCGCACCTGGCGTCGCGGGTGCGGAAAATGGGGCCTTCATTCTGGAGGCGCTGCGGGTCGGCACACGCCTGGTCACGCACGGCGACGCTGACGCGCTGTGCTTCGGCCCGCTCAACAAGGGCGCAATGCGGCGCGGCGGCATGCAGGAAGAAGACGAGATGCGCTGGTTTGCCAGGGAGCTCGATTACACAGGCACATGCGGCGAATTCAACGTGCTCGACCGGCTGTGGACCGCTCGCGTGACGTCGCACGTGCCGTTGTCGGCGGTATCGGGACTTTTGACCCCGCAAAAGGTCGCGGGCGCGATTGCTATGCTGACACGGGCGTTGCAGGATGCCGGCTTCGAGTCGCCGCGCATCGGCGTATGTGGCTTGAACCCGCACAATGGCGACAACGGTAATTACGGGGACGAAGAGGGCAGGATCATCGAGCCGGGCATGAAGCTGGCGCTTGCGGACGGCTTCGCCTCCGAAGGCCCGTTTCCAGCCGATACCATTTTCCTGCGCGCACGTGCCGGCCAACTGGACGGAATCGTGACCATGTACCACGACCAGGGCCAGATTGCGACCAAGCTGCTGGGTTTCGACATCGGCGTGACGGTCCAGGGCGGGTTGCCTATCCCGGTGACGACGCCGGCGCATGGCACGGCCTATGACATTGTGGGGAAGGGCATTGCGCAAACAACCGCCATGCGCAACGCGTTCAACCTTGCATGCCGGATGGGACTCGGCAGCCGCAAGTCGCGCGGACGCTGA
- a CDS encoding AEC family transporter: MIGFFLLSLPVFGVIGVGWAATRAHLLTSGALDALNVFSFRFALPALVLRLIAAQPLRQTFNPRFYAGYLTSGVIVFVLVLLASRLVAARTVAAAGAHATTATVSNLGFLGPPLMLAFFGERGAGPLAMAILAEIMVLLSLGGVLMGANGNARHGIVSLILRGTVFNPVVAAIVLGAVLAGTDVALPEAVTRFLAFLGGAAGPTALFALGGALALQRLDRNTAVAACLISLVKLFFYPLLTWLVLKYVLKLEPFWVQAGVLIASLPSAGNIYVLAQRYEADPPRVSAAILLSTIASVGTFPCAAWLVLH, from the coding sequence ATGATCGGCTTCTTTCTGCTCAGCTTGCCGGTCTTCGGAGTCATCGGAGTGGGATGGGCAGCCACGCGTGCGCATCTCCTGACCTCGGGCGCACTGGATGCGCTCAACGTATTCTCGTTTCGTTTTGCGCTTCCAGCGCTGGTTCTGCGGCTCATCGCGGCGCAGCCGCTGCGTCAGACGTTTAATCCGCGCTTCTATGCGGGCTACCTTACATCTGGCGTAATCGTCTTCGTGCTGGTTCTGCTCGCATCTCGTTTGGTCGCTGCGCGCACGGTCGCGGCGGCGGGCGCGCATGCGACCACGGCCACCGTCAGCAACCTGGGTTTTCTCGGGCCGCCATTGATGCTCGCCTTTTTCGGCGAGCGTGGGGCGGGCCCGCTGGCGATGGCGATCCTCGCAGAGATCATGGTGCTCCTTTCGCTCGGCGGCGTGCTCATGGGCGCGAATGGCAACGCCCGGCATGGCATCGTTTCGCTGATCCTTCGGGGTACGGTGTTCAATCCGGTCGTTGCTGCAATCGTGTTGGGCGCCGTGCTTGCAGGCACGGACGTCGCACTGCCTGAAGCGGTAACGCGCTTCCTCGCGTTTTTGGGCGGCGCAGCCGGTCCGACGGCGCTCTTCGCGCTCGGCGGCGCCCTCGCCTTGCAGCGTCTGGACCGGAACACCGCCGTCGCCGCATGCCTGATCAGTCTCGTAAAACTGTTTTTTTATCCGCTGTTGACATGGCTTGTTCTCAAGTACGTTTTGAAGCTTGAACCGTTCTGGGTACAGGCAGGCGTTCTGATCGCGTCCTTGCCCTCAGCCGGAAATATCTACGTGCTCGCGCAACGGTATGAGGCCGATCCGCCGCGGGTGTCGGCGGCCATTCTCCTGTCTACCATTGCCAGCGTGGGTACCTTTCCGTGTGCAGCGTGGCTCGTTCTTCATTGA
- a CDS encoding MFS transporter, whose product MLLTGGTLGDRWGARNVYFAGLVMFTLASSICGLAPGLPSLIAARVLQGVGAAMLVPCSLKLINHACPDPEQRARAVGIWVGCGGVAMAAGPLIGGVLIHLFDWRSIFYVNVPIGLVGLWMTWHIASDERPAEVGRFDPLGQVTAIVALGALIGVLIEGKTLGWHSPLIMAGIVVTILAGATFLAAEARNSHPMLPLSFFKSGVFTGSTCVSMASAFVFYGLLFVTSLYYQQARGYAPLGAGLALLPMTAMVAVGSMVSNRIVRLCGARWSMCAAFGFYAMGALGMLSASHSSPYWLAVAPLLAIGLASGFVSPAATAPAMGTVEKHRAGVAAAVLNSARQTGAALGVAIFGTLIATLHPFEAGMRAALWTAVAVSIAAALMWRLALMQNRHAPGITLSTARADRRVHDGAAR is encoded by the coding sequence ATGCTGCTGACGGGTGGCACGTTAGGCGATCGCTGGGGGGCGCGAAACGTCTACTTTGCCGGCCTGGTGATGTTTACGCTCGCCTCGTCGATCTGCGGGTTAGCGCCGGGTTTGCCGAGCCTCATTGCCGCCCGTGTCCTGCAGGGAGTGGGCGCAGCCATGCTGGTGCCGTGCTCGCTGAAGCTCATCAACCATGCCTGTCCCGATCCGGAGCAGCGGGCACGCGCAGTCGGAATATGGGTCGGTTGCGGCGGGGTTGCGATGGCGGCTGGCCCTCTGATCGGCGGTGTTCTGATCCATCTGTTCGATTGGCGCAGCATCTTCTACGTGAATGTACCGATCGGATTAGTCGGCTTATGGATGACATGGCACATTGCGAGTGACGAAAGGCCAGCCGAGGTCGGCCGTTTCGATCCTCTCGGACAAGTGACTGCGATCGTCGCGCTTGGCGCGCTCATCGGGGTGCTTATCGAAGGCAAGACGCTCGGGTGGCACTCACCGTTGATCATGGCGGGCATCGTCGTCACGATTTTAGCCGGGGCGACGTTCCTTGCGGCCGAGGCGCGAAACTCGCATCCGATGCTGCCGCTTTCGTTTTTCAAAAGTGGTGTTTTCACCGGATCGACCTGTGTTTCCATGGCCTCGGCTTTCGTGTTCTATGGCCTGCTTTTTGTCACCAGCCTCTACTATCAGCAGGCTCGCGGCTACGCCCCCTTGGGGGCCGGGCTCGCATTGCTGCCGATGACGGCGATGGTCGCGGTGGGAAGCATGGTCTCCAATCGCATCGTGAGGCTCTGTGGGGCACGTTGGTCGATGTGTGCGGCGTTCGGCTTCTACGCCATGGGCGCTCTTGGCATGCTCTCAGCCAGCCATTCGTCACCTTATTGGCTTGCCGTTGCTCCGCTGCTGGCGATCGGCCTGGCCTCCGGCTTCGTCTCGCCGGCAGCCACAGCTCCGGCCATGGGAACCGTGGAGAAACATCGAGCAGGCGTCGCTGCTGCCGTCCTCAATTCAGCGCGGCAGACCGGGGCTGCATTGGGCGTTGCCATCTTCGGGACACTGATTGCGACGCTTCATCCGTTCGAGGCCGGCATGCGCGCTGCATTGTGGACTGCAGTGGCTGTATCGATCGCGGCCGCACTGATGTGGCGGTTGGCCTTGATGCAAAACAGGCATGCGCCCGGAATCACTCTTTCGACGGCGCGGGCAGATCGAAGGGTCCATGACGGTGCCGCGCGCTGA